The Fibrobacter sp. UWP2 genomic sequence GTCGTCTTCGCCGGTATACTCGCCCACCTGCACTTCGACGATGACCAGCGGGAGCTTGCCCTCGTTCTGCAGGCGGTGAATCGTGCCGGCCGGGATATACGTCGATTCGTTCGGGCGCACATAAAACACCTTGTCGCCGACCGTGCAGGTGGCGGTGCCACTCACCACGACCCAGTGTTCGGAGCGGTGCAAGTGCTTTTGGAGGCTCAGGCGTTCACCCGGACGCACCACAATGCGCTTCATCTTGTAGCTTTCGGAATCCTCGAGAACCGTGTACGTACCCCAGGGACGGTTCACCGTCTGAGGTACCGTCGGCAAGGCGGAGCCACGGGCCTTGAGTTCGTCCACAACCTTCTTTACCTTCTGGCTGCTGCTCAACGGAGCCACCAGCAAAGCGTCCGGCGTATCAACAATAAGCATCTTGTCGAGGTCGATGGTGCAAATCTGGCGTTGGCAACCAAGCACCAGCGAGTTCTTGGAACCGATGGCCAAGTGTTTCTCGTTCTTGTTGTTGCCGTCGGCGTCATGCTCGTACTCACCGTAAAGGCTGTCGAACGCACCGAGGTCGCTCCAGCCGATATCGCTCGGCACCACCTTCACCTTCGAGGACTTCTCCATCACCGCGTAGTCAATGGAATTCGACGGGATGGCCATCATGTCGTCGTAGTTCACACGGACAAGGGTATCGTGGTCCTCTTTCTTGGCCTTTTCAAAAGCAGCCTTCGCCGCAACCAGAATATCGGGAGAATACTGACCCAATTCGTCAAGGAACGTGGAAACCTTGAAGCAGAAGATGCCGCTGTTCCAAAAGAACCTGCCCGACTCCACATACTTCTTGGCAGTCTCCAGGTCCGGTTTCTCGACAAAGCGCTTCACATCTTCGCCATTGGCCTCGATGTAGCCGTAACCCGTTTCAGGGCCCGTCGGCGTAATGCCGAACGTAACCAGGTTTCCCGCCTTGGCCAGGGCTTCTGCCTTCTTGAGGCATTCCGCATAGGCTTCCTTTTTACGGATCACATGATCCGAGGGGGAAACTAAAACAATGTCATTCGCCTTGAGGTTCAAGCAGGCAAGCGCAATGGCCGGAGCCGTATTGCGGCCTACCGGTTCCAGCAAAAAGCGGGCGTTACTCGCTTCAACTTCTTCAAGCTGGTCTTTGGCCAAAAAGTACTGTTCCGCATTGCTCACAATGTACTGGGCGCCGCAAATGCGGGCGTTCGTCTTTACCGTACGCTGGAACAACGATGTACCAGCAAACAGGCGGGCAAACTGTTTGGGCATGAGGGAGCGGCTAATGGGCCAAAGGCGCGTACCGCTACCACCGCAAAGAATCAGGTTAATCATCTACCACTCCTAGTTCTGGCCCCAATGGCCGTTGCTAATCAGCTGAACATCACGTGTAGTCAGCACCCCGTAGTAAACGGTCTGGACAGACGGCAAGATCAAGCCAATCAGGCGGTTCCAAGTAGCAAGGTCAGAAGCATCAACATACACGATGTCATGCGCATTCAAGTCAAAGCGATCTGCCATGGCAAGCGACATCGCATTTTTGGCGTTCAAATGGAACACGTCAATTTGAGAGTCAGATGTGTTACGGATGACGTAAATGGACCTGGACGAAGCGTTCGTCGTCTGCAGACCACCCGCCGTTGCCAGGGCTTCCATCAAGGAGAGCTTGCCCTGGTTCACATTGACAATTCCCGCCTTCTGGACTTCACCCATCACGTAAACGCGATTCTCTTTCTGGGTTTCAGAAAGCGCGGGCACAAAGAGCTGGTCATCGGGCTTCATGAGGATTCGGTCCAACGGAAGGTTGCTCTTGAAGGCTTCCAGGTAGTTGATGTTGTAAACCTTGTCACCACGGCGGAGCTGAATACCTGCCGGATCGGCCTCTTCCGAGAAACCTCCCACAGCGGCAATGGCCAGCGGGATTGTCATCGGTTTTTCATCAAAAGGAACGTAGCCGGGCTTGTTCACGGCGCCAGACACAAAAGCCTTCACGCTGTTATAGCCCGTAACGCGGACATCCACCTGAGGATCATTCAAAATCTTATCCGAAAGACGCTTCGTAATTTCGGCACGAAGTTCCTGGGCCGTAAGGCCCGCCGCCTGAAGTTCTCCTGCATACGGGTAGAAGAGTTTGCCTTCGGTCGTCACCTTCTGACCTGCCGGCTGGTACTGCCCCATCGGGGAAGTCAATTCGGGATGTTCCCACACGACCACCTGGACCATATCCAGGGGGCCAATGCGGTATTCCAAATTCGGCATGGAGTCCACCACAAGTTCGGCCAAATCGCCAAGTCCGTCTGCCGAATCTGCCGTAGTGGAATGCGCCGTAAATTCGCCTTGATCAAGAGAGTGCACATACACCTTGATTCCGTTAAAATCAGAATCATTCGCAGGCTCGCTCATTCGCATGTGCGGACCGGCAGAGCAACTCGCAAGCATAGTTGCAGCAGCGCAACCAAGCAACAAAGTCAACTTTTTCATTTTGCCTCACTCTGTTTTATTTTTTCAACCCAGTAGGGTGTGAGTTTCGATATAAAATTCCAAGCCAATACAAAGGCGGATTCTGGACGACGATACGGGTCCGGAATATCGACCTGCAGGCTTTCTCCATAACGGGAAACTTTTCCCTCAAGCCAAGGATATTTGCTGAGCAATTCCCGCTTATGGCCGTTTTCCATAACCAAAATAAGATCCGCCCACTTGAGAATATCCATATTGATTTGACGAGCGTGATGGGCACTCATGTCAATGCCATGCTGCATGGCAATCTTTTGGCTCAGTTCGTGCGCCGGATGATCGACCAAGGCGCCAAGGCCTGCGCTCATCACGTTGAAATCCGGGCCTAGTTCCTTTTTTAAAAGGTACTCACCCGTAGGACTTCGGCAGATATTTCCAGTACAAACAACAAGAATGTTCTTCATTGGCATCTAAAATAGAAAAAAACAATATGTCGTTACTAGTTCTAAGTTACTAGTTACTAGCGAATTAGGGGTTAGTACGGCTTACAGCTCAAATGCAAAGCCCAAATCCTTCAACAACGGATTTTTGGTGTCCTTCTCGGAGAGGAGCGGTTCAAAGCCGTTACCAACAGGCCACTTGATGCCAATGGCAGGGTCATTCCACATAAGCCCGCCCTCGTCCTTGGGGTCATAGAGGCGCGTGCATTTGTACACAAAAGTCGCCGTTTCGCTCAGCACCACAAACCCGTGCGCAAAACCCTCGGGAATGTAGAACTGTCTCTTGTTCTCGGCACTAAGGACAACGCCCTCCCACTTGCCAAACGTAAGACTGTTCTTACGAAGGTCCACTGCAACATCAAAGACCTCGCCCTCGAGCACGCGGACCAGCTTTCCCTGCGGGTTCTTCTTTTGAAAGTGGAGACCGCGGAGCACGCCCTTCTTGCTGCGGGACTCGTTGTCCTGCACAAAGACCATGTCAAGACCAGCAGCATCGAACTCGCCCTTGTTGTAGGTTTCCATAAAATAACCGCGACTATCGCCAAAAACAGTCGGTTCAATGATAGTCACACCTTCGATGCTGGTTTTAATAAAATTGAATTTTCCCATTTAAATTCCTCAATTCCTTAATATTTGATTTTGCCTTCGGCGACCTTTCGCAAGTGCTGACCATAAGGGCTCTTGCCGTACTTGGCGGCGGATTCCAAAAGTTTCTCCTTGCTAATCCAGCCATTAATAAAGGCAATCTCTTCGACAGCCGAAATCTGGATGCCCTGACGGTTCTCGACCATCTTCACGAACTCGCCCGCCTCGATGAGGCTGTCCATCGTGCCGGTATCGAGCCAGGCAAAACCGCGTCCCAGGAGTTTGACATCGAGCAAACCTTCACGCAGGTAGTTCTCGTTTAAGTCGGTAATCTCGAGTTCACCGCGGGGGCTCGGCTTTTGGGACTTTGCCTTGGCAGAGACGCCCTTCGGGTAAAAATACAGCCCCGTGATGGCGTAATTGCTTTTGGGTTCCTTAGGTTTTTCTTCGACCGAAATCACCTTGCCGTTGCTGTCGAATTCCACGACACCAAAGCGTTCCGGATCCTCGACGTAGTAGCCGAACACACTCGCTCGGGCATCCTGCTCCGCGTTTTTCACAGCGGCCTTCAAAAGCGGGCTGAACCCGTTGCCATAAAAAATGTTGTCGCCCAGCACCATTGCGCAGGCGTCATCGCCAATGAACTCCTCGCCCAAAATAAAAGCCTGGGCAAGGCCATCGGGGCTCGGCTGCACCTTGTAACTCAAGTTCAGCCCCATCGCGGAGCCGTCGCCCAAAAGGCGTTCAAAGTTCGGCAAGTCCGTAGGCGTGCTGATGATGAGGATGTCGCGAATGCCGGCAAGCATTAACGTCGACAGCGGATAATAAATCATCGGCTTGTCGTAAACGGGCAACAACTGCTTCGACGTGACCATCGTAAGCGGGTAAAGACGGGTACCGGATCCACCGGCAAGTACGATTCCTTTCATGCCCATAATTTAACAAAAAGAACTATCTTTGCACTCTATGGAAAAACCGGCTACGCCAAGACTTATGGACTTTTTGCCCAGAACCGCCCCCAATTCGCAGGGAGAGGGAGCCATCAACCTATTGGCCGAGGACATTCTGGAAAAATTCATGGCTTGGGCCGAAGCCCGCGGGACAACGTTGTACCCCGCGCAGGAAGAGGCAATCCTCGAACTTCTCGACGGCAAGAACGTCATTTTGAACACGCCTACGGGCTCGGGCAAGTCGATGGTCGCTTTGGCACTCCATTTCGACAGCATCGTACATGGCCGCAAGAGCGTGTACACCTGCCCCATCAAGGCGCTGGTGAACGAGAAGTGGATGGCGCTCTGCAAGGAATTCGGCGCCGAGAACGTCGGGCTTTCGACCGGTGATGCGACCGTGAACCACGGCGCCCCCATCCTTTGCTGCACTGCAGAAATCCTTGCGAACATGGCGCTCAACGAGGGCGAAAAACTCGACATCATGGACGTGGTGATGGACGAGTTCCATTACTATTCCGACCGCGAACGCGGCGTCGCCTGGCAGGTGCCGCTTCTCACGCTCCCGCAATCGAGATTCTTGCTGATGAGCGCGACCGTCGGAGCAACGGAATTCTTCGAACGCGACCTCACGAAGCATACCGGCAAAGAGACTGTGACCGTGCGTTCCGCACAGCGCCCGGTACCGCTCGAATACACCTACAGCACAAGCGAAATTTCGACCGAGGTGCAAAAACTTGTGAACGAAGGCAAGGCGCCCGTCTACGTGGTACACTTTACGCAGGCCGCGGCCGCCACCAACGCACAGAACTTCATGAGCCTTGACCTCTGCACCAAAGAAGAAAAGGCGAAAATCAACGAGGCCATCAAAGAGGTACGTTTTTCGAGCCCGTACGGCCCCGATGTCAAGCGTTGGCTTAAGCAGGGAATCGGGTTGCACCATGCAGGGCTTTTGCCCAAGTACCGCATCCTCTGCGAAAAACTTTCACAGCAAGGTTTACTCAAAGTCATCTGCGGCACAGACACCCTCGGCGTCGGCGTGAACGTCCCTATCCGCACGGTGCTCTTCACGCAGCTCTGCAAGTACAGCGGCGACAAGACGGCAATCCTCACCGCACGAGACTTCCACCAGATTGCGGGCCGCGCCGGAAGAAAAGGCTTTGACGACGTGGGCTACGTGGTGGCGCAGGCTCCCGAGCACGTCATCGAGAACCTGAAACTCGAGGCGAAGAGCCGCCAGACCGGCAAGAAGTTCCAGAAGC encodes the following:
- a CDS encoding mannose-1-phosphate guanylyltransferase/mannose-6-phosphate isomerase; protein product: MINLILCGGSGTRLWPISRSLMPKQFARLFAGTSLFQRTVKTNARICGAQYIVSNAEQYFLAKDQLEEVEASNARFLLEPVGRNTAPAIALACLNLKANDIVLVSPSDHVIRKKEAYAECLKKAEALAKAGNLVTFGITPTGPETGYGYIEANGEDVKRFVEKPDLETAKKYVESGRFFWNSGIFCFKVSTFLDELGQYSPDILVAAKAAFEKAKKEDHDTLVRVNYDDMMAIPSNSIDYAVMEKSSKVKVVPSDIGWSDLGAFDSLYGEYEHDADGNNKNEKHLAIGSKNSLVLGCQRQICTIDLDKMLIVDTPDALLVAPLSSSQKVKKVVDELKARGSALPTVPQTVNRPWGTYTVLEDSESYKMKRIVVRPGERLSLQKHLHRSEHWVVVSGTATCTVGDKVFYVRPNESTYIPAGTIHRLQNEGKLPLVIVEVQVGEYTGEDDIIRVQDDYKRS
- a CDS encoding polysaccharide biosynthesis/export family protein, whose protein sequence is MKKLTLLLGCAAATMLASCSAGPHMRMSEPANDSDFNGIKVYVHSLDQGEFTAHSTTADSADGLGDLAELVVDSMPNLEYRIGPLDMVQVVVWEHPELTSPMGQYQPAGQKVTTEGKLFYPYAGELQAAGLTAQELRAEITKRLSDKILNDPQVDVRVTGYNSVKAFVSGAVNKPGYVPFDEKPMTIPLAIAAVGGFSEEADPAGIQLRRGDKVYNINYLEAFKSNLPLDRILMKPDDQLFVPALSETQKENRVYVMGEVQKAGIVNVNQGKLSLMEALATAGGLQTTNASSRSIYVIRNTSDSQIDVFHLNAKNAMSLAMADRFDLNAHDIVYVDASDLATWNRLIGLILPSVQTVYYGVLTTRDVQLISNGHWGQN
- a CDS encoding low molecular weight protein-tyrosine-phosphatase, whose protein sequence is MKNILVVCTGNICRSPTGEYLLKKELGPDFNVMSAGLGALVDHPAHELSQKIAMQHGIDMSAHHARQINMDILKWADLILVMENGHKRELLSKYPWLEGKVSRYGESLQVDIPDPYRRPESAFVLAWNFISKLTPYWVEKIKQSEAK
- the rfbC gene encoding dTDP-4-dehydrorhamnose 3,5-epimerase, which codes for MGKFNFIKTSIEGVTIIEPTVFGDSRGYFMETYNKGEFDAAGLDMVFVQDNESRSKKGVLRGLHFQKKNPQGKLVRVLEGEVFDVAVDLRKNSLTFGKWEGVVLSAENKRQFYIPEGFAHGFVVLSETATFVYKCTRLYDPKDEGGLMWNDPAIGIKWPVGNGFEPLLSEKDTKNPLLKDLGFAFEL
- the rfbA gene encoding glucose-1-phosphate thymidylyltransferase RfbA encodes the protein MKGIVLAGGSGTRLYPLTMVTSKQLLPVYDKPMIYYPLSTLMLAGIRDILIISTPTDLPNFERLLGDGSAMGLNLSYKVQPSPDGLAQAFILGEEFIGDDACAMVLGDNIFYGNGFSPLLKAAVKNAEQDARASVFGYYVEDPERFGVVEFDSNGKVISVEEKPKEPKSNYAITGLYFYPKGVSAKAKSQKPSPRGELEITDLNENYLREGLLDVKLLGRGFAWLDTGTMDSLIEAGEFVKMVENRQGIQISAVEEIAFINGWISKEKLLESAAKYGKSPYGQHLRKVAEGKIKY